A stretch of the Rosa rugosa chromosome 5, drRosRugo1.1, whole genome shotgun sequence genome encodes the following:
- the LOC133708117 gene encoding DNA repair protein RAD5B-like, whose translation MMQYGENSVLHQVDWYRVVLDEAHTLGSSREKEGAQVASILSSHCRWWLTGTPLKIDLEDIYSLLGFLHVEPWRNWACWNKLIQTPYDHGDPRGLRLIKDILRPLMLRRTKEAKEKDGSPILILPPDIETIECHQSEAEQEFYNALFKRSKVQFDQFVAQGKVLHNYAHALGLLLCLRQCCNHPFFVSSQHDSQNFADLDKPARRFLETLHDSPSSDQILPTQAHVGEVVEDIDRGGNTECPICLDCTYDPVLTPCGHKMCRECLISRWERQRWPYLGSFGQCQVCRKWMDKTDLKTCTLENCFQVGVEENWKESSKVSKLLDILEQILQSGPHEKCIIFSQWTSYLDLLEVSMKRRNIMFLRIDGNLTEDETNRVFNDFSLYRTKDKQVLLMCLRTEDVGHDLSAASNIFLMDPWWNPAVEEKTLMRIIRSRQHPTVVRRFIVKDTVEERMQQLQSRKQQMSVEVLPVEKDRWARIEDLKMIFR comes from the exons ATGATGCAGTATGGCGAGAACAGTGTTTTACACCAGGTTGACTGGTATAGGGTGGTGCTCGATGAAGCTCATACTCTTGGATCTTCAAGGGAAAAAGAAGGTGCTCAGGTTGCTTCTATCTTGTCCTCTCATTGCCGATGGTGGTTGACAGGAACCCCTCTTAAG ATTGATTTGGAAGACATCTACAGCCTCTTAGGTTTCTTGCATGTTGAACCATGGCGCAACTGGGCATG CTGGAACAAATTAATTCAGACGCCTTATGACCATGGTGATCCAAGAGGACTGAGATTGATAAAGGACATTTTGAGGCCATTAATGTTAAGAAGAACAAAGGAGGCAAAGGAGAAAGATGGAAG CCCCATACTCATTCTTCCTCCTGACATTGAAACCATTGAGTGTCATCAGTCTGAAGCTGAACAAGAGTTCTATAATGCCCTTTTTAAGAGATCAAAA GTTCAGTTTGACCAGTTTGTGGCACAAGGAAAGGTTCTTCACAACTATGCACATGCCCTTGGGCTACTGCTTTGTTTAAGGCAGTGTTGCAACCACCCATTTTTTGTTTCGAG TCAGCATGATTCACAAAACTTTGCAGACTTGGACAAGCCTGCCAGAAGATTCCTTGAAACCCTTCATGATTCTCCAAGTTCAGATCAGATTCTCCCCACCCAAGCACATGTCGGAGAGGTTGTTGAGGATATCGATCGGGGTGGAAACACAGAGTGTCCCATATGCTTGGATTGCACATATGATCCTGTACTTACACCATGTGGACATAAGATGTGCAGGGAGTGTCTGATCTCAAGGTGGGAGAGACAAAGATGGCCATATCTTGGTAGTTTTGGTCAATGCCAAGTATGTCGGAAATGGATGGACAAAACTGACCTCAAAACTTGCACATTAGAAAACTGTTTCCAGGTTGGAGTCGAGGAAAACTGGAAGGAGTCTTCTAAGGTTTCAAAGCTCTTGGACATCTTGGAACAAATTCTTCAGTCAGGTCCTCATGAAAAGTGCATCATTTTCAGTCAGTGGACTTCATATTTGGATCTCTTGGAGGTCTCTATGAAGAGAAGAAATATTATGTTTCTAAGGATTGATGGCAATCTGACAGAGGATGAGACGAATAGGGTTTTTAATGACTTCAGCCTTTACCGCACCAAAGATAAACAG GTCTTGTTGATGTGTTTAAGAACTGAAGATGTTGGTCACGATTTGAGTGCAGCATCTAATATCTTTTTAATG GATCCATGGTGGAATCCTGCTGTCGAGGAGAAAACACTTATGAGAATTATACGCAGTAGACAACATCCAACTGTTGTTAGAAGATTTATTGTCAAG GACACAGTGGAGGAACGCATGCAACAGCTTCAGTCTAGAAAGCAGCAAATGAGTGTGGAAGTTCTCCCTGTTGAGAAAGATCGATGGGCCAGAATTGAGGACCTCAAAATGATTTTCAGATGA